Genomic DNA from Coffea arabica cultivar ET-39 chromosome 7e, Coffea Arabica ET-39 HiFi, whole genome shotgun sequence:
tggaaaatgtgtttgtgatgcaagcgaaatattatttggaataattttgaTATCCAAACACTCCTTTGTTTATCAGGTTACGTTTATATACCCGTATTAGACATAGGACCCTATTCGAACTTTTGTAGCTTCAAAGTGGTGAACAAGCTGTCCTGATGTTAGTCTTTGGTTGATGGTATATATTTTTTGAGTACGTTCATGTGCCTCGTTAAAAAGGTATGTACTTTCTGGTACCGTACTGAACCTTACAATCGTTTAAAGATGATGAAATTACCAAAAGAAAGAAGTGGGGaagaaaatggaacaaaagTTGAACTGTTCTAAGGattcttatttttaattaatGGCCTTAGTGCAcatattttcatccataatgcataaattcatatttattgtcCGCCAACACTTTCCCTATTTTAACTAGTGGTTTAAGGACACTAAGTGGACTAATCCTGCTTTTAGTCACAATGACATGACTTTAGCATTTTAGGACTGTAGGAGATTATTTGTAAAAATTATTTAGGCCGATAACGTAGCACTTTTTATAATATGATGTgtgtaaaatatataaaaaaaaaagtaggaaTTATAAAAAAGTAGTTGAAATTTGTGCTTATGATGCAAGTAGAATAATATTTGGAAAAAgattttccaaatcttgataTCCAAACGGAAGTGTTTACAATTTTCATTCTATTTAGATAGAGTATCGATTAAAATTTCCAAGACTAAATCACAACGCTGCTTGCACTGAACTCTAGGGCTCAGCCCATCTTACCCATGAAGTAAACATAACAGGGCTAAAATTAAACTTACTCTAAACTTCTCCTATTGAACCACTCCATGTTCCAATCTGCCTTGCGACTTCATGGAGTAAAATTATGTTTACCTACATGAGAGTTCACTTCACCTGCATCTTTTTCCTATCTATTATCTATATACACTAATATCTGtcgcaaattttttttttccccctggTGCTACGCAGGCTTGGGAACAATGGAAAACTTGGCAAAGGATCGGTGTCTATCTCGACAAGTTTTTGCCACCCAGAGTGAAACCAAAACCGTCATGATTAATGACAGCGATAAAGCAGATGACCATAGCATTCTTACTGAGGTTTTGAATGGCTTGCACTGGCGAACAACAATATCAGAAAATGCTTGTTTCACAGAGGTACACTGAGTCAAGCTCAGTAAATCCGGAAACACATTAATCAAGTCTTGAATGGAGTGGCTATAGGCTTCAGCCATCACATAGGAAGCCTCTGGAAGAAATCTTCCATCAATTAAGCATTCTTCAGAAGAATTGCCCTTGTAGCAGGTGAACCTCGATAGAATCTATCAGCCAAAGAGAGGAACTTGTGAGAATCAGCAGCAACTGATGTGATTACATTATGAAGCGCATAACGCCCAAATGTCAGCATTGAGACACCCATGGACGATCACTTACATTTGGTAAATCTCCTATTGGAATAGCATCTTTGTGACAATTTTGAGGTGCATAGACGTAATTGGGTGCACTGGCAAAAGGGTCGCAGATTTCCTGAAATCCTAAGGTATCTTCATTGCCTTCTTGAATTCCAAGAACTGCTTTTAGCTCTGTCAGCTTTGTATTTGCCTGCAGTTCCCACCAAAAAGCGACCAAGGATAAGTTATTTGCTAGGAAATTCGAAAGTTCAGAGTTTCCTCTAGCCTCGAGTTTACCTGGGAAATAAAATTATGAACAGTTTTGCCAATTTGTACCAATAAGTTGTTGGAATCAGATGGTGATGCACAGGGATGTATGAACCTAAGGCTACTGTCATCAGGATTTTCCTCAAACTTCACCAAAGCTGAACATGTGTCTCGTGCAAAACTGCATATCCACAAAATTTTGTATTGCCAAGTTAACCTAGTAAAACAAAGTGCATCTGTGCTGTAGATTGCTTTCATGTATGGACATATCAGAGTATGAGTATCAGAGGAATAAGAAAGATGAAGGGATTGATGCTCACGTCTGGAAGAAATAATCAAAACCTGTCAGAATCCAGCTTAGAGTCGTCAAGATCCAGCAGCAAAATATTATGCTAAAATACATGAGCAAGACCAGTTTGAGATCCAGCAGCcaattattttgcttaaatacaTAAGCAAAGACCAATTGGAGATAAATGTAGCGATCAGGGAGAtatgaaagaagaagaaagatgttTCAGTTTTGAGCATCCAAAAAGCTCCACTTACACCATAATTCCAGGATACCAATGCAGGATCAGCAAAACTGAGCCAAAGCAGCGACCCATTAGTTAAACTGATTTGGTTTTGTCACACGTTTGTCAGAAACAACAGAATTGAAGTAACAAAAAAATAACCAGTAAATGTAACAAGGGATGCTTCTTTCTTCGTTTATGCATTTCTTCCTATCTATATATAAAGAATAACTTCCTTTAATTTGTATTCTTTCAAATGCCAACCTGAGTGCTTATCTGGGGCTGGTACTAAACCTAAGAAAACCACACAATCGAGCCCCCTCTCCCAAAACCCCAAAGGCTTCTTTCTTTTATTAGCACTTCTTAAAATCAAGTTCACTTGAACCAGCTATAGAATATGATAGGAAGAACGTGGCTACTGTATGTTGTTCAGGTTTCCAATATCAATCGAAAAGGtcatgttttaaaatttatttgaaaactTGAAGCACTCGTCTTACGACCATACTGATTTAAGTGTTTGTTAGACATTGCACTATATGCTTGAAATGCATCAATTATATTAGAAAGTCTCACCTAATGCTGCAACCAGCAACATTAAATTGATTGTCACTACTGCAACAGTTGTGGAGTACCTAAAATTAAGTTGGAAATAAGGTACAATGAATTctttgaaattaaagaaagcTTAAAGTGAACTTTGAAGCAGTGATTAAAAATTTACAGGATCTCAACTGCTTCGTGGCTTGGATGCTTGGTTTTTGCAACGAAATCTTTAATGAGTAGTGATTCCCTTCTTAGCCGATGGGAAGTTACATTCAAAAGATTGCACGTCTGTGGATCATAGGGACGCAACAAGGCCTGCATATCTACCAACGAATTTATAACTCTACGCATGGCTCCGGAAGCATCGCTTGCAGCACCAAAGACTGTATCTACGAGCATGTTGGCTCTCTTCTGACTGCTCTTACTTGCAGCAAAAACAAAGCTGCTAGCAATTCTTCGATCCAAAAAGAACAAGCATATCAGGTCCTCaggatgaaatttctcataCTTAGGATAAGAACATGTAAACCATTTGGATTTGAGATTTTTTATATACATAACATGAAACAACAGAAACTAAGCTAGACAGGCACTCACATGGCAAGCAAAGTGAATAGAACAACCAGCGAGAACGTTGCAATGTAGAAAGAATGTGGATAATTCACAATTCGAAAACAGCTACCGAACAAGTTCTTCAGGATCAAGTAACTCCCAAATCCCAAGCCAAACAAGAACCATATGCCGGCGACCGCATAACCGTGGATTCCTGTAAATGCTGCAGACTGGAAACATTGGAGGCGGGGAAACATCAGTACAAAGCATTTTCCTGGGGGATGGTACACCTCTGATTATCTGTACCCGGAAATGGGAAAAAGTACGTATTAATCGATCAAACTTACGGCCCAGTAGTGTCGGTTTCTGATATCATAAACTCCATTATAAGGTTTGAAATGGCGCAGGGGATCAGGTCTTTTCAAGCTCTGTTCCGGAACGGGGGAGGCAAACACTAGGCAATTGTAAGTGAATGTAGtagaaattaaaaagaaaagtaaaggaGTAACAATCCGGTTTGATTTAGGCATTACACTACTATGTGACTTCGGCTTCTGTTGCGGGAAGTGTGTATTTTTTGGATGATAAAAACAGCAGGAAAAATCAAGAATTGGTGTATGgagggaaagaaaaaggaattgaaagagaaaagaagacaTGGATGGTGGATAATCATGGCTTGACTTGATGATTAAGGTAAGAATAGCTTGTTCCGTGTGATCTGCGAACCTTTTGGTTGTTATTCTCTTTTGGTCTTCTCTCTGTTTTAGAAACCAGAACTGGTTTGCTGCAGTGGCGAAGTTTATGGCTGTCCTTCCAAACTCACGCCAAGGACTAGACGACTTTTTGGTACATCCCCACTTCTTTTTCTAGTATCTACGTGATTGCGTACCGTAGTCTGTACTCTGTAGCTAACAttttagggtaaaaaaaaaaaaaaaaaagagctagcAGTTCCGTTCCTAAATCCTGAACTCCTAATACGGGTTCATAAACTTTCTAATTTTGCACAAGAAAAACGGGAGGAAAatttaggttgtgtttggattgcattttccgtgatttttcatgaaaaaattactgtagcgatttgatgtatgtgaggaaaaaagataatagggaaatgtaatcacggaaaacgacgtaatttttcgaTTGAAACCGGCAATTCAAACAAGGCTTTAGATtttgtttgataattcaattcaacatataaatttaatggattcaaatcttaacatattcatacgcgtttgataataaaaaattaaacatttaaactaattaagtggtactaaattttctaaacaaaactttctccaaaaaataagtgatatgCTATTCACTtgtcactgaatgtgatatatactcaaatgtattaaatttaatacttaacaatttaataatttaatgaattcaaataatcaaattttaatttcaaaCTTCAATATTATCAAACGCAGCCTTAGCTTAAGGGTGGCGTAAAGGTGGGAACCAACTTCTCAATAATAACTTTTGCAGCATAAAtgtttctctctccctctctctgttttttttttttttggtcctattGAGGGCCTAAGTCCCTAAACTAATTACATAGAATAAATTTAGGGTCAGTGACCCCTCTCGTGTCTGGCATGGAAGTTTCTTTAAAGAGAGATGCCAAATCAAATGTTCTCTCTTTGTGATGGATGGTGTACTAGCATTGGTTAAAACGTACTTGAActatgttttgatttaaatttttttttttttttacaggaaTAGCGTCTATATATTTGACAAAATTGAAATCTTTCAATACATCTGCCCAATAGTTAGGCCTACTTGGGTGAAGAACTCTTTAACTTGGAAAACCATCAAATCAACTTAATTTACATGTGAAACTTTAGGTTCATATCACTGAATGACACAaaccaaaagaaacaaattattgACATGTTAGATCTTGCCCGCCAGTTTAGCCTTAAGAAAAATTCATCcagaaaaaggaaggaaaaagctattcattgcattttgtttttttctttgctttcttttctcttttctcttttctcttctttttattttctaaaagcTTCATGGCGACatgtttctttactttttctcttttgtttcttattgCAGGGCCATACATTGCTGACTGGCGCTAATGCAGATCCCTTTTACGTATTGAAGTAATCGAATAAATTTACTAgaagttattttgttttcatcaaATGTGATCCCCAAGCCCACTGGTTCTCTCCACTTTCTCTTTATCATCAATCTTCTCTCTACCGTTCTTCTACTTGGGAGGGAGATTTTGATCTTATGTCGAGATTTTCCTTGCTCTTCATCTGTTTTTGCTTTATATTTAATAAAATCTCTTCTAAAATATCCTAATGACAATTTTGTCTCCATCAGTGTTTTTaccaatgaaaattttcttctctcctaagCTATCTTAGTTGCggttttgtttaatttttgttatttttttccgCAAATCTAAGAGTTTTTCAAATCTATATGataaatctaattttttttttttttggatcctTTTGTCAGATCTTAACATCAAATTTGAACTTGAAGCAATTGGATAGTAGATCTAAAGGAATAGACATGCATAGATATTTATGGAGCAACTCATGCAATTCGTCAGATCTTATACTTTTGTAATACAAGGtgtaatattatattttttgtaatcCTATTAAATTTAATGACTGTTCacgttatatatatatttgtgacATGTTATGTGTATTTCTTGTTAGTAGTGTAGCGATTTTTGTCGTGCAAATCGTATTTGATGATTTTCAACtagtttattaataatattgacttcttttctatcaaaaaaaatttaccaGAAGATTGTGTGAACTGGATAGTTGCAACAATTTGCCTCTTTAGTATATGCTATCCGAACTTGTGAGTTAATTAAATATTATTAACTCTTTGTGTTACTGTGTCTCCCATCCAAAGTGGCCCGGTTAGATGCACTTAATACTAGTTTTTATAATTTGTTCGATCGATACTGTTatccaaaaaagaaacagaTATGATGATATTcgaaatttaaaaatttgagaCTTAGGTAATCCAATTCCAGGTTGCGCAGACACGTAAAAATCATTGAACTTTAAAAATTGCAAGGGTTGTGTGCTAATGGGCCTCTTTGTCCGGTTAAATTTGTTGGTCCATCTGTCCTTGGACAAAGGGTTGTAGCTGATGAAAGACAGTCCTGTCTTTGACATCCATTACTATTTTACTCGAAAATTGGGCTGGAAGTAAATGTATTCAATGATCTTCTCATAAATTGTAGTCGAAAATTAAAGCGTGAGTTTGGGAATGCCATGCCTTTTTTAGGtgataaaaatattttgaaatgtttggTGAACGCGATTCCATGCATTTAAAACAgtaatttttgttgttaaaaacgcttttagcaaaaaattcaaatttgatacttttaaaatagttttttatgtttttaaaataattaaacataaaaattaattattttatcgtCTATTATTATCTCAATAGAgagataaatatatttaaaatttaaaatcatacATTATCCAATATAATAAATACTTATCAAAGTTTCTAGTAAGTACTTTTATCCAATCAATATACTTATGCATTTAATAAGTACTCTTATTCAAACTTTTATTAAGTTaagttaatttttttataaatcacTGCAACTCTAAACGGGCACTAGCTAAGAAGGCAAAAGGGGAATCGAGAAAGACAAACATACAAGGTTCCTAaaccaaataatttttttttaaaaaaaatcatattccTAACGCATACATaagaaaaaggggggaaaaaaagaaaaaaaataaaagcacaGTTGACGAATAAACCCAATGGTACCCAATCATAATTGGACATGAGCACACGTGACTTTGTGTCCACGGACCATATTATCTGCAGCGTCAACCTAAGCCCAGACGCCGTCCAACTTCCAGGTCCAACCAATAAGGCAATAACACCACACTTACGGTGGCCGGCCACCCACGCGCCTGACTCTGCGACTGCCGCTCacttcatttttaaaatttgaccATCTCGTTCTCCCATTGGTCCACGTACCCCATAGGTACCGCGAATTGTAGCCACGCAGTGGTGTCCTGATTTGCAAATCCGGATTCTCACAGGGCCTTTTGGCAAAACAAAGACAAATCATTGCCATCGCTTTGTACAGAATAATTAACTCGCAATGTAGAACATAAAACGATAAACAGAGAAGGGAAAGGAGAGAAGTTGAACGAAGACAGAGGGAGAGAAGATTGTGGTTTGAGGTCTCTCTGTCTTCTGTTTGTTAGAGCCTAAAACCGAGATTTTGACAGATCTCTTTCTATCTATTTCTCTTTCCGTCCCTCTCGTTGTCGGGTCTTCGCATCTTCTGCAATATGGGTCTCTGGGAAGCTTTTCTCAATTGGCTCCGAAGGTATGGTCATGGTATCTATTAAAACGCAAGGTTCCAATCTTAGCAATTTTGGACGTTGGCCTATGCTGCTACATAGTTTCTGCGTTCTGGGTCTTTCTGTTTAATTGATTTATGCGTTATTTAAAAAGCTTTTTAAAAGCTTTCCAGGAtctgttctttttctttgattctGATATTCAGGCCTGATAGTCTGAATTGTAACTTTGATTGTTCATTTTCTGTATTTTGTCCATTTCTTCCCCTTGATTGGACTGGGATAAAGGATTAGTTGTAATTGATTTTGTGATCAGTAATGAGGCAATTGAGATATCTATGCCTACAAGGTTGTTTTGATGAGCTATGCTCCCTTTCTGCATTACCTGTATTTCTACTTTTTTGCTGGATAGTGCaggattttttttggggggggggggggggggtggggggctGTGGGGGCAAGGCACATCAAACATATGTCTGCAATTTTGGGCTTTAGTTTTTACCATTGGACATGTTGCAAAAGGGCTAAGTAATTTGCAGAGATCTTAGTAAGATGACATGCATGATTTGGAGGGAAGAGATCAGAGTTCCTTGAGGATGTCAGTGCCGAAAGTTGCAGAAACATGACTTCTAGCACTAGCTAGATAATTGTAGATATAACTAACTCACATACCTTCTCGGTAAagtgatgcttatatatgtcgTTTTCATGTGGGGTTTGGGAATTTGTCTGCTCATTGTCTGCACATTGTAACATGTATGTGATCCTTGCACGAGCCTATGGTGCTACAAAATGGTGAAAAAGATGAAAGCATGATCGTATCCGTACACACGGATCTGATATTATTAGATTAAGTGTTCGATTCTGGATGCTACTTGCTAATGTGGGTTGGTGATGAAAATGAGAGTTCAACTGTCACGTGGTCTTGTTATTCTGGCTTCCTGGTTAATCATGTTGAACAAGATGGAGCTTTGTCTCATACGAAGTTTTTGATGGCTGAAAAGATGAGGACAGTAATTCCATATCATGGTTTTGTTATCTTGTCTCTCTGGAGCTTTAGTTCAAGTTCCTCTTCTTCATCCATATGATTTTTGAACATTTTTAAGAGTTGCAATTAACCAAATTGAATGGTTGATGAAAGATTTACATGATCTTTCCATGGATGCAGTCTCTTTTTCAAGCAGGAAATGGAGCTTTCTCTGATAGGGCTTCAAAATGCTGGAAAAACTTCACTTGTAAATGTTATAGCTGTAAGTAGAGAGCATATCTTATTTTCAGATGGGCCATTATGAtctttctcaatttcattcaaattttagatttgatttttccctttaataTAATCTAATGAACTAaatcctgtttctttttttttatactctTAGACTGGTGGATATAGTGAAGACATGATCCCTACGGTGAGTTATCTTTCTAGGGGGATTTATTTTTCATCGAAATTTGAACTACATTCAAACTTCATTTTCAATGTTTCTGCCTCTCTGGGCTGTTGCTGATAACATCATGGAGTTTGATTGATCTCTAGGTTGGATTTAATATGCGGAAGGTCACCAAGGGGAATGTTACAATAAAGTTGTGGGATCTTGGAGGTCAACCTAGATTCCGGAGCATGTGGGAACGATACTGCCGTGCAGTTTCTGCCATTGTGTATGCATCTGCCTCTATTATGTTTACTTAGCTGCATAATATGAAGGTTGCTGATCCCCAATTGGACTTTGAGGACGAATATTGAAATGAAAATACTCATTCTTTATCAGTAGTTTAGTTAGGATCTGGGTTGAACCTTTTCCTAGTCAACTGATGGATTTGGGTTGACACACTTGAGAGTAATAGTATTTAGATTAGATCAACAAAATTTTTAGACTTTGTTGACTTTTGTCTCGACTTTTCCTCCAGGTATGTTGTTGATGCTGCTGATCATGAAAATATCAGCATATCTAGAAGTGAATTGCACGATTTGCTGAGTAAACCATCACTTGGTGGGATACCATTGTTGGTCTTGGGTAACAAGATTGACAAGCCTGGAGCCCTTACAAAGCCTGCTTTGACTGATCAGATGTAAGTGAATCAAATTGTATGCCGCGCCAATGCCCTTTATATTTTGTAGCATATGCTTGCCATCATCAAGATTTTATCTGAGGATTTCATCATCCTGTGCAGGGGTTTAAAATCTATTACTGATCGTGAGGTATGCTGCTTCATGATATCATGCAAAAACTCAACCAACATCGACTCTGTCATTGATTGGCTTGTTAAGCATTCTAAATCAAAGAGCTAAACACGAGACTCTTGTATTCTGAATTATTATATGTGGTCAGAAGTTGTGAGGATAGACCCGGTTTGGGTTGGTTTTTGGTTAGATCTGGTAATTGAAGTTCTCTGTTGATTTTTTCTTGTCCTGCATAACCCAAATGATGTGTATTGCAAAGTAAATAGTTTTGGCAATTGAGTGAATGAGCTGTTACTTGTGGTTTTTGGTGGACATATGTCCATCTCACTATGTTAAGAGCTTGCGTTTCTGTGTCAACATTTGTCCATCTTGCCCTGCATGCAGTTCTCTCCTTTCCTGCCCAGGTGTTGTACCTGACTACCTGTTCTGCTCATGGTTTTCTGAAGAATGTATACATTCTCCATGGGTTTTCCGCCCCGCCCTTCCGTGCTATGGCGATCAAATGCTTGTCCGTGGAATTTATTGTAAAACTAAAGGGTCTGTTTCTATACAATcctaaagttattttttttatttttaatttttgagcaGGCAAAAAATGGGTGGGAAAGAAACATTAATAATGTTATAACCTTATAGGAGCAGGAAAATGATTCTATTGATTCTTCCCCCGGATTTTGAGAGAGAACATGACTGGGAAGGGAAGGATTTTATTTGTTCTTGTGTAAACTCAAAAggattcattttttctttttcctttttagtttgTGCTTGTGTGTTCGTGCCTTTTCGTTTGTTACGCATGGCACACCCCTTTTCTGCTCCTACCATCCGTCAACTCATCCGATCCGACTCGACTCTTGAGAATTCTGAAGTTCAGCAGATGGGTTGGGCTCCGCATAAGACGCACAGGGTGGCTTTTTATCCTCCTAGTatcttacaaataaaataaaataaaaactctttgaaattgttgagaaaacaaaacaaagacaAAAATAGTTGAATTGCTAAAATGAAATGGGGACGATTTATGTGATGTGATGCAACACCTTCACAAAGAGatttttttgtaattatttaGCTTCGTAGTTTGAAAAAAATATGTGCAGTTTTAGTCGTGTCAAAACTCAGGGGAGTCATCTGTAATTTAACCAAAATATACGGATTTAGGGCTTTCGGGTCGGGTGGCAGGCTTTCGGTTTCTCGGATATTTTCCCTGCATTCTTTCCCCCCATATCTTCTATCTGCAAATTCGCTTCACTCATCAACTTCGACCCCCGTCCCAGTAATGGAAGCCTCAACAGGGCCTCCCCCTCTCCCAGCTCCTCCACCCGaacaaaaaacagaaaagaTTAGGCAAAAGCTCCTGC
This window encodes:
- the LOC113701352 gene encoding uncharacterized protein, with the translated sequence MSSFLFQFLFLSLHTPILDFSCCFYHPKNTHFPQQKPKSHSSVMPKSNRIVTPLLFFLISTTFTYNCLVFASPVPEQSLKRPDPLRHFKPYNGVYDIRNRHYWASAAFTGIHGYAVAGIWFLFGLGFGSYLILKNLFGSCFRIVNYPHSFYIATFSLVVLFTLLAIIASSFVFAASKSSQKRANMLVDTVFGAASDASGAMRRVINSLVDMQALLRPYDPQTCNLLNVTSHRLRRESLLIKDFVAKTKHPSHEAVEILYSTTVAVVTINLMLLVAALVLLILHWYPGIMVIIFCCWILTTLSWILTGFDYFFQTFARDTCSALVKFEENPDDSSLRFIHPCASPSDSNNLLVQIGKTVHNFISQANTKLTELKAVLGIQEGNEDTLGFQEICDPFASAPNYVYAPQNCHKDAIPIGDLPNILSRFTCYKGNSSEECLIDGRFLPEASYVMAEAYSHSIQDLINVFPDLLSLTQCTSVKQAFSDIVVRQCKPFKTSVRMLWSSALSLSLIMTVLVSLWVAKTCRDRHRSFAKFSIVPKPA
- the LOC113702259 gene encoding ADP-ribosylation factor-like protein 8a isoform X1, whose protein sequence is MGLWEAFLNWLRSLFFKQEMELSLIGLQNAGKTSLVNVIATGGYSEDMIPTVGFNMRKVTKGNVTIKLWDLGGQPRFRSMWERYCRAVSAIVYVVDAADHENISISRSELHDLLSKPSLGGIPLLVLGNKIDKPGALTKPALTDQMGLKSITDREVCCFMISCKNSTNIDSVIDWLVKHSKSKS
- the LOC113702259 gene encoding ADP-ribosylation factor-like protein 8a isoform X2; protein product: MELSLIGLQNAGKTSLVNVIATGGYSEDMIPTVGFNMRKVTKGNVTIKLWDLGGQPRFRSMWERYCRAVSAIVYVVDAADHENISISRSELHDLLSKPSLGGIPLLVLGNKIDKPGALTKPALTDQMGLKSITDREVCCFMISCKNSTNIDSVIDWLVKHSKSKS